In one window of Neisseria subflava DNA:
- a CDS encoding ParB/RepB/Spo0J family partition protein: MAKAKGGLGRGLDSLISNAVDSSSSDRLTTVAIADIQPGRYQARVQIDDEALQELADSIKAQGIIQPVIVRERGLSQYELIAGERRWRASQLAGLTEIPVVIKTISDETALAMGLIENLQRENLNPIEEAQGLKRLADEFGLTHETIAKAVGKSRSAISNSLRLLSLPEPVQEMLYQRRLEMGHARALLTLHVVDQLELAQKAVKNGWSVREVERRSQLAHQKAKPEAAKTISPDIRRINDALTERLGVNAEVKTSNQKKGKIVLHFDTPETFEYLLKQLGINQEF; this comes from the coding sequence ATGGCAAAAGCAAAAGGTGGATTGGGACGCGGTTTGGATTCGCTGATTTCCAATGCAGTGGACAGCAGTAGTAGCGACCGCCTGACAACGGTTGCCATCGCCGATATTCAGCCCGGCCGTTATCAGGCGCGTGTGCAAATTGATGACGAAGCTTTGCAGGAATTGGCCGATTCCATCAAGGCACAAGGTATTATCCAGCCGGTTATCGTACGCGAACGTGGTCTGTCTCAATATGAATTGATTGCCGGCGAACGCCGTTGGCGCGCTTCCCAGTTGGCCGGTTTGACCGAAATTCCCGTCGTTATCAAAACCATTAGCGATGAAACCGCGTTAGCCATGGGTTTGATTGAAAACCTGCAACGTGAAAACCTCAATCCGATTGAAGAAGCGCAAGGTTTGAAACGCCTTGCCGACGAATTCGGCCTGACTCACGAAACCATCGCAAAAGCCGTCGGTAAAAGCCGTAGTGCCATCTCTAACAGCCTGCGCCTGCTGAGCCTGCCTGAGCCGGTTCAGGAAATGCTTTATCAACGCCGTCTGGAAATGGGTCATGCCCGTGCGTTGCTGACCTTGCATGTGGTTGACCAATTGGAGTTGGCGCAAAAAGCTGTCAAAAACGGTTGGTCGGTGCGCGAGGTAGAACGCCGCAGCCAGTTGGCGCATCAAAAAGCCAAGCCGGAAGCAGCCAAAACTATTAGCCCGGATATCCGCCGTATTAATGATGCCCTGACCGAGCGTTTGGGTGTCAATGCCGAAGTCAAAACCAGCAATCAGAAAAAAGGCAAAATCGTACTGCATTTTGATACGCCGGAAACATTTGAATACCTGCTGAAACAGTTAGGCATTAATCAAGAGTTTTAA
- a CDS encoding transglycosylase, which yields MDNSLNNEPSLEKSNSAALWLKRTTALILWLAAFLSGVTALYGLTRAGSEPANLILVALLSAGAWYGIYFGGRLTGWFRSSENPQIHYPAIHWVIWTLETFFALFFASIIFDKQNIGLVVFCLIFSGLAGVSAYLRGKRLIADYRLRKNTEVRATVGRLIWSFIFALLWSATILLCLYALLRQMVLPEGIEPATFCFIFILTILSGCAAYYCWNGLAKLFQKYAQQQKTW from the coding sequence ATGGATAACTCTCTTAACAACGAGCCAAGTTTGGAAAAATCCAACTCGGCAGCATTATGGCTGAAACGGACAACGGCCTTAATATTGTGGCTTGCCGCGTTTCTGTCGGGTGTAACGGCTTTGTATGGTCTGACCAGAGCGGGCAGTGAACCTGCAAATCTGATACTCGTCGCCTTATTGTCGGCAGGGGCGTGGTACGGTATCTATTTCGGCGGACGACTGACAGGCTGGTTCAGGTCGTCTGAAAACCCGCAAATCCACTACCCCGCCATTCATTGGGTAATATGGACGCTTGAAACATTTTTCGCCTTATTTTTTGCAAGCATCATTTTTGATAAACAAAACATAGGATTGGTGGTTTTTTGCCTGATTTTTAGCGGCTTGGCGGGCGTGTCTGCATATTTGCGCGGTAAACGGCTGATTGCCGATTACCGGCTACGGAAAAATACCGAAGTCCGCGCAACGGTAGGGCGGCTGATATGGAGCTTTATTTTTGCACTGTTATGGTCGGCAACCATCTTGCTCTGCCTGTATGCGCTTCTGCGCCAAATGGTATTGCCTGAAGGAATTGAGCCTGCTACTTTCTGCTTTATCTTCATCCTAACCATACTGTCGGGATGTGCTGCATATTACTGCTGGAATGGGTTGGCAAAATTGTTCCAAAAATATGCACAACAACAGAAAACGTGGTAG
- a CDS encoding YqiJ family protein, with protein MWNLINAPETEIFGIAIALMVLLGVLEVISMLAGGISDWLDNLLPDSLTETAHTEVGLDAADAGVFVRFLSWLYVGRVPVLMLMVVFLAVYGLTGYLFQTTFAAVFGSYLNGWLAAVAVWFFSLPLVRLTAGGLYKIMPKDETTAVSQESLIGRIGTVVLGEARAGSAAQVRVRDVYGQQHYVMAEPDADEVLKQGDAVLLVSLEGNTFKAILNPSGSLVD; from the coding sequence ATGTGGAATCTAATCAACGCCCCCGAAACGGAAATCTTCGGCATCGCCATCGCGCTGATGGTTTTACTCGGCGTGTTGGAAGTCATCTCCATGCTGGCGGGCGGCATCAGCGACTGGCTGGACAACCTGCTGCCCGATAGCCTGACCGAAACCGCGCATACCGAAGTCGGGCTGGACGCGGCGGACGCAGGCGTGTTCGTCAGGTTTTTAAGCTGGCTGTATGTCGGTCGCGTGCCGGTGTTGATGCTGATGGTCGTGTTCCTTGCCGTGTACGGACTGACGGGCTACCTGTTTCAGACGACCTTTGCCGCCGTGTTCGGCAGCTATCTGAACGGATGGCTGGCGGCAGTCGCTGTGTGGTTCTTCTCGCTGCCGCTGGTGCGCCTGACGGCGGGCGGACTGTACAAAATCATGCCCAAAGACGAAACCACCGCCGTTTCGCAGGAAAGCCTGATCGGACGCATCGGCACAGTGGTGCTGGGCGAAGCACGGGCAGGCAGCGCGGCGCAGGTGCGGGTGAGAGATGTGTACGGACAGCAGCATTATGTGATGGCAGAACCGGATGCCGACGAAGTGTTAAAACAGGGCGACGCGGTGTTGCTGGTGTCGCTGGAGGGAAATACGTTTAAGGCAATTTTGAACCCGAGCGGGAGCTTGGTGGATTGA
- a CDS encoding F0F1 ATP synthase subunit epsilon — MSTMQVEVVSSEQNIYSGEASFVVVPTVQGELGIYPRHEPIMSLVRPGALRLTVPGETEEVLVAVSGGVLEVQPDKITVLADVAVRSTEMDQARAEAAKKAAETGVSEARDEKSLAEAHKALAAAIAQLKTLDYLRSQKNK; from the coding sequence ATGAGCACCATGCAAGTTGAAGTGGTTAGTAGCGAGCAAAACATCTATTCGGGCGAGGCCAGCTTTGTGGTGGTTCCGACCGTTCAAGGTGAGCTTGGTATTTATCCACGACACGAGCCGATTATGAGTTTGGTACGCCCCGGAGCATTACGTTTGACTGTTCCGGGTGAAACTGAAGAAGTGCTGGTTGCCGTTTCCGGTGGCGTTTTAGAAGTACAGCCTGATAAGATTACCGTATTGGCAGACGTTGCCGTCCGCAGTACAGAAATGGATCAGGCGCGTGCTGAAGCAGCTAAAAAAGCAGCCGAAACAGGTGTTTCTGAAGCCAGAGACGAAAAATCTTTGGCCGAAGCGCACAAAGCATTGGCAGCAGCCATTGCCCAGCTGAAAACTTTGGATTACCTTCGTTCGCAAAAAAACAAGTAA
- a CDS encoding ATP synthase subunit I yields the protein MNRIVPLQVIVLLIISVVCALFSGLPGFLSALAGGFSYILPTLVAVLLLKFSRRNPDLQSSMFVGGEVLKVVLSLVSMSVVFAIWHQSLVFFPFLLGLLSVSHLVFLVLLRVKHYGR from the coding sequence ATGAATCGGATAGTCCCATTGCAAGTGATTGTATTGTTAATAATTTCAGTTGTTTGTGCGTTATTTTCCGGGTTGCCCGGCTTCCTCTCTGCTTTGGCGGGAGGATTTTCGTACATTTTACCTACCCTGGTTGCAGTTTTACTTTTAAAGTTTTCCCGACGAAATCCCGATCTGCAAAGTTCAATGTTTGTCGGTGGAGAGGTTTTAAAAGTAGTGCTGTCGCTGGTATCTATGTCGGTCGTTTTTGCGATATGGCATCAATCGCTGGTATTTTTCCCATTCTTATTGGGGTTACTCAGTGTCAGTCATTTGGTTTTTTTAGTATTGTTGAGAGTGAAACACTATGGCAGGTGA
- a CDS encoding F0F1 ATP synthase subunit delta produces MAEFATIARPYAKALFSLAQEKNQIESWLGELKELAAVVQDEKVIAFIEQPETEASEKAETLKGLVGIKNVELANFITVLAEQKRLLVLPEIYAQYQDLTLIHNNTKSAVIYSAYELSSQQLADVTDILTKRFNSKLDVVAKVAPELIGGIKVEVGDQVLDLSVQGKLNALYATMTN; encoded by the coding sequence ATGGCAGAGTTCGCAACGATTGCCAGACCTTATGCGAAAGCATTGTTTAGTCTGGCTCAGGAAAAAAACCAAATCGAGTCTTGGTTGGGTGAACTGAAAGAACTCGCAGCGGTTGTTCAAGATGAGAAAGTCATTGCTTTCATCGAGCAACCGGAAACGGAAGCTTCCGAAAAAGCAGAAACGCTCAAAGGTCTTGTCGGTATCAAAAATGTCGAATTGGCAAATTTCATTACCGTTTTGGCCGAGCAAAAGCGTTTGCTGGTATTGCCGGAAATTTATGCCCAATATCAAGATTTGACCTTGATACACAACAATACGAAATCGGCAGTAATTTACAGCGCGTATGAGCTCAGTTCTCAGCAGCTGGCCGATGTTACCGATATCCTGACAAAACGCTTCAACAGCAAATTGGATGTGGTAGCTAAAGTTGCCCCTGAATTAATCGGCGGCATCAAAGTAGAAGTGGGTGATCAGGTCTTGGATTTGTCCGTACAAGGCAAACTGAATGCTTTGTATGCGACTATGACAAATTAG
- the atpG gene encoding F0F1 ATP synthase subunit gamma codes for MAVGKEILTKIRSVQNTQKITKAMQMVSTSKMRKTQDRMRLARPYAEKVRTVMSHLAQTHADHGIKLLEPHREVRRAGFILITSDKGLCGGLNANVLKKFLAQVQEYQEQGIEVEVVCLGSKGLAACQSIGLNVIASATNLGDTPKMELLLGPLTEIFQRYEKHELDRIHMVYSRFVNTMRQEPRMEVLLPIGENVIDDEAGHSSFTWEYRYEPSPIAVLEYLVRRYLESVVYQALSDNMASEQAARMVAMKAATDNAGNAIKELRLVYNKSRQAAITTELSEIVAGAAAV; via the coding sequence ATGGCAGTCGGAAAAGAGATTCTCACCAAAATCCGTAGTGTTCAAAATACCCAAAAGATCACTAAAGCGATGCAAATGGTGTCGACCTCTAAAATGCGGAAGACTCAAGACCGGATGCGCTTAGCGCGTCCGTACGCCGAAAAAGTGCGTACAGTGATGAGCCATCTTGCACAGACCCATGCCGATCATGGTATCAAATTGTTGGAGCCACACCGCGAAGTGCGTCGTGCCGGTTTCATTTTGATTACCTCGGATAAAGGTTTGTGCGGTGGCTTGAACGCAAACGTACTGAAAAAGTTTTTGGCGCAAGTTCAAGAGTATCAGGAACAAGGCATCGAAGTCGAAGTCGTGTGCCTGGGTAGTAAAGGTTTGGCTGCATGCCAAAGCATCGGTTTGAATGTTATTGCCAGCGCAACCAATTTGGGCGATACCCCAAAAATGGAATTGCTGCTCGGTCCTCTGACCGAAATCTTCCAACGTTATGAGAAGCATGAATTAGACCGTATCCATATGGTTTACTCACGTTTCGTCAATACAATGCGCCAAGAGCCGCGTATGGAAGTTTTGCTGCCTATCGGTGAAAACGTTATTGACGACGAAGCGGGTCATTCTTCATTTACTTGGGAATACCGCTACGAGCCGAGTCCTATCGCCGTATTGGAATATTTGGTTCGCCGCTATTTAGAGTCTGTGGTCTATCAGGCATTGAGCGACAACATGGCATCTGAACAAGCCGCGCGTATGGTAGCGATGAAAGCCGCAACCGACAACGCAGGCAATGCCATTAAAGAATTGCGCTTGGTGTACAACAAATCGCGTCAAGCCGCGATTACCACAGAATTGTCAGAAATTGTAGCAGGTGCAGCGGCAGTTTAA
- the atpA gene encoding F0F1 ATP synthase subunit alpha produces the protein MQLNPAEISDLIKAKIENLSVNAEVRTRGTVVSVTDGIVRIHGLSDAMQGEMLEFPGNTFGLAMNLERDSVGAVVLGEYEHIKEGDTVTCTGRILEVPIGRELVGRVVDALGRPIDGKGPINTTLTAPIEKIAPGVIARKSVDQPMQTGLKAIDSMVPVGRGQRELIIGDRQTGKTAVALDAIVNQKGTGVICIYVAIGQKASSIANVVRKLEEHGAMEHTIVVAATASEAAALQYIAPYSGCTMGEFFRDRGEDALIVYDDLSKQAVAYRQISLLLRRPPGREAYPGDVFYLHSRLLERAARVSENEVEKLTNGEVKGKTGSLTALPIIETQAGDVSAFVPTNVISITDGQIFLETDLFNAGIRPAINAGISVSRVGGAAQTKVIKKLGGGIRLALAQYRELAAFSQFASDLDEATRKQLQHGEVVTELMKQKQFSTLNTAEMTLTLWAINNGSYADVPVSKALAFEAEFLSFVRTQHPEVLEAINASGAMSDESEKALTEAMKSFKSSYAYQA, from the coding sequence ATGCAGCTTAATCCTGCTGAAATTAGCGATTTGATTAAAGCCAAAATCGAAAATCTGTCCGTCAATGCAGAAGTGCGTACCCGTGGTACTGTTGTTTCTGTTACAGACGGCATTGTGCGCATTCATGGCTTGTCAGACGCGATGCAAGGTGAGATGCTCGAATTCCCCGGTAACACTTTCGGTCTGGCCATGAACTTGGAGCGTGACTCCGTTGGTGCCGTAGTGTTGGGTGAGTACGAACACATTAAAGAAGGCGATACAGTTACCTGTACCGGCCGTATTTTGGAAGTGCCGATCGGTCGTGAACTGGTTGGCCGCGTGGTTGATGCATTGGGTCGTCCTATCGATGGTAAAGGTCCAATCAACACAACATTGACTGCTCCAATCGAAAAAATTGCACCAGGTGTGATTGCGCGTAAATCGGTTGACCAACCAATGCAAACCGGCCTGAAAGCTATTGACTCTATGGTTCCGGTTGGTCGTGGCCAACGTGAGTTGATCATCGGTGACCGTCAAACCGGTAAAACTGCCGTAGCATTGGATGCCATCGTTAACCAAAAAGGTACAGGCGTTATCTGTATTTATGTGGCTATCGGTCAAAAAGCATCTTCTATTGCCAACGTAGTACGCAAATTGGAAGAGCATGGCGCGATGGAACATACTATCGTGGTTGCTGCAACTGCTTCTGAAGCCGCTGCACTGCAATACATCGCTCCTTACTCTGGTTGTACCATGGGTGAATTCTTCCGTGACCGTGGTGAAGATGCACTGATCGTATACGATGACTTGTCTAAACAAGCCGTTGCATACCGTCAAATTTCCCTGCTATTGCGCCGTCCTCCTGGTCGTGAAGCATATCCTGGCGACGTATTCTATCTGCACTCCCGTCTGTTGGAACGTGCGGCTCGCGTCAGCGAAAACGAAGTTGAAAAGCTTACCAATGGCGAAGTAAAAGGCAAAACCGGTTCTCTGACTGCGTTGCCAATTATTGAAACCCAAGCCGGTGACGTATCAGCATTCGTACCAACCAACGTAATTTCGATTACAGACGGCCAAATCTTCTTGGAAACCGACTTGTTCAACGCCGGTATCCGTCCTGCAATCAATGCCGGTATTTCCGTATCGCGCGTGGGTGGTGCAGCACAAACCAAAGTCATCAAAAAACTGGGTGGCGGTATCCGTTTGGCGTTGGCACAGTACCGTGAATTGGCGGCGTTCTCGCAATTTGCTTCCGATTTGGACGAAGCAACACGCAAACAGCTGCAACACGGTGAAGTGGTTACTGAATTGATGAAACAAAAACAATTCAGCACATTGAACACTGCCGAAATGACATTGACTTTGTGGGCGATTAACAACGGTTCTTACGCAGATGTTCCGGTATCCAAAGCCTTGGCTTTCGAAGCAGAATTCTTGAGTTTCGTACGTACGCAACATCCTGAGGTTCTGGAAGCGATTAATGCATCAGGCGCAATGTCTGACGAAAGCGAAAAAGCATTAACCGAAGCCATGAAATCTTTCAAATCTTCTTACGCTTACCAAGCATAA
- the atpE gene encoding F0F1 ATP synthase subunit C produces MGLIAIACGLIVALGALGASIGIAMVGSKYLESSARQPELIGPLQTKLFLIAGLIDAAFLIGVAIALLFAFVNPFGAA; encoded by the coding sequence ATGGGTTTGATTGCTATCGCATGTGGTTTGATCGTTGCCTTGGGTGCATTGGGTGCCTCTATCGGTATCGCAATGGTTGGTTCTAAATACTTGGAATCTTCTGCTCGCCAACCTGAGCTGATCGGTCCTCTGCAAACCAAACTGTTCTTGATTGCTGGTCTGATCGACGCGGCCTTCTTGATCGGTGTGGCTATTGCCCTGTTGTTCGCCTTCGTTAACCCGTTTGGTGCTGCGTAA
- a CDS encoding F0F1 ATP synthase subunit B: MNINATLFAQILVFFGLVWFTMKFVWPPIAKALDERAAKIAEGLAAAERGKSDFEQAEKKVAELMAEGRNQVTEMVANAEKRAAKIVEEAKEQASHEAARIAAQAKADVEQEVNRAREVLREQVATLAVKGAESILRKEVDASKHADLLSTLKQEL; the protein is encoded by the coding sequence GTGAATATTAATGCAACCTTATTTGCGCAAATCCTGGTTTTCTTTGGCTTGGTTTGGTTTACGATGAAATTCGTATGGCCTCCGATTGCCAAAGCATTGGATGAGCGTGCCGCAAAAATCGCCGAGGGCTTGGCTGCTGCCGAGCGCGGTAAGAGCGATTTTGAGCAGGCAGAGAAAAAAGTTGCAGAACTTATGGCCGAAGGGCGTAATCAGGTAACCGAAATGGTTGCCAACGCCGAAAAACGTGCTGCAAAAATTGTAGAAGAAGCCAAAGAGCAAGCTTCTCATGAAGCAGCACGCATTGCAGCCCAAGCAAAAGCTGATGTGGAGCAAGAAGTTAACCGTGCGCGCGAAGTGTTGCGCGAACAGGTTGCTACACTGGCTGTTAAAGGTGCGGAATCTATCTTGCGTAAGGAAGTTGATGCTTCCAAACATGCAGATTTGCTCAGTACCTTAAAACAGGAGCTGTAA
- the atpD gene encoding F0F1 ATP synthase subunit beta: protein MSQGKIVQVIGAVVDVEFPRDAIPHVYDALKLDENGLTLEVQQLLGDGVVRTIAMGSSDGLKRGMSVSNTGAPITVPVGKGTLGRIVDVLGTPVDEAGPIDTDKSRAIHQTAPKFDELSSTTELLETGIKVIDLLCPFAKGGKVGLFGGAGVGKTVNMMELINNIAKAHSGLSVFAGVGERTREGNDFYHEMKDSNVLDKVAMVYGQMNEPPGNRLRVALTGLTMAEYFRDEKDENGKGRDVLFFVDNIYRYTLAGTEVSALLGRMPSAVGYQPTLAEEMGRLQERITSTQTGSITSIQAVYVPADDLTDPSPATTFAHLDATVVLSRDIASLGIYPAVDPLDSTSRQLDPMVLGQEHYDVARGVQSTLQKYKELRDIIAILGMDELSDEDKLTVMRARKIQRFLSQPFHVAEVFTGSPGKYVSLRDTIAGFKAILNGEYDHLPEQAFYMVGGIEEAAEKAKTLN from the coding sequence ATGAGCCAAGGCAAAATCGTACAAGTTATTGGTGCGGTGGTTGACGTGGAATTTCCACGCGACGCTATCCCGCATGTTTACGATGCCCTGAAATTGGACGAGAACGGTCTGACTCTGGAAGTTCAACAGCTTCTGGGTGACGGCGTTGTCCGTACTATTGCAATGGGTAGTTCAGACGGCCTGAAACGCGGTATGTCTGTAAGCAATACTGGTGCGCCAATCACTGTGCCGGTAGGTAAAGGTACATTGGGCCGTATTGTCGACGTATTGGGTACGCCTGTTGATGAAGCAGGTCCGATCGATACCGACAAGAGCCGTGCCATTCACCAAACTGCTCCGAAATTCGATGAGTTGTCTTCAACTACCGAATTGTTGGAAACCGGTATTAAAGTGATCGACTTGCTGTGTCCGTTTGCTAAGGGCGGTAAAGTAGGTCTGTTCGGTGGTGCCGGTGTGGGCAAAACCGTGAATATGATGGAATTGATCAACAACATCGCCAAAGCGCACAGCGGTCTGTCCGTGTTCGCAGGTGTGGGTGAACGTACCCGTGAAGGTAACGACTTCTACCACGAGATGAAAGATTCCAACGTATTGGATAAAGTAGCCATGGTGTATGGCCAAATGAACGAACCTCCAGGCAACCGTCTGCGCGTTGCTTTGACCGGTTTGACTATGGCCGAATACTTCCGTGACGAAAAAGACGAAAACGGTAAAGGTCGCGACGTATTGTTCTTCGTTGACAATATCTACCGTTACACTCTGGCCGGTACCGAAGTATCTGCACTGTTGGGCCGTATGCCTTCTGCAGTGGGTTACCAACCGACATTGGCTGAAGAAATGGGTCGTTTGCAAGAGCGTATTACCTCTACCCAAACCGGTTCCATTACTTCCATCCAAGCCGTATATGTACCTGCGGATGACTTGACTGACCCGTCTCCAGCGACAACTTTCGCCCACTTGGACGCAACCGTCGTATTGAGCCGTGATATTGCATCTTTGGGTATTTACCCGGCAGTTGACCCGCTTGATTCTACTTCACGCCAATTGGATCCGATGGTATTGGGTCAAGAGCACTATGACGTAGCACGCGGTGTACAGTCTACTCTGCAAAAATACAAAGAATTGCGCGACATTATCGCCATTCTGGGTATGGACGAATTGTCTGACGAAGACAAACTGACTGTGATGCGTGCCCGTAAAATCCAACGCTTCCTGTCTCAACCGTTCCACGTTGCCGAAGTATTTACCGGTTCTCCAGGCAAATACGTTTCATTGCGTGACACCATCGCCGGCTTTAAAGCCATCTTGAACGGCGAATACGACCATCTGCCTGAACAAGCGTTCTACATGGTAGGCGGTATCGAAGAAGCGGCTGAGAAAGCGAAAACCTTAAACTAA
- the atpB gene encoding F0F1 ATP synthase subunit A: protein MAGETMTAADYIKHHLQSLTSMSDVTQGQGLKNIADFSFINLDAIFFAVLLGVIGSFLLWRGAKKATAGVPGRFQAAVEILFEFVDNMCKSIIHNEQSRKAVAPLGLTLFVWIFLMNAMDMLPVDLLPMVWQGVTGNHHALLRVVPTADLNTTLALAIGVLLVCIYYNIKIKGFGGWIHELFSAPFGPMLAPANFLLNLVEFLSKTVSHGMRLFGNMYAGELVFLLIALLGGAWASTGSIETLDPILFVFHLIAGLAWAIFHILVITLQAFIFMALAFVYIGQAHDAH, encoded by the coding sequence ATGGCAGGTGAAACTATGACCGCTGCCGACTACATCAAGCACCACTTGCAAAGCTTGACCAGTATGTCGGATGTTACTCAGGGTCAAGGACTGAAAAACATCGCTGATTTTTCGTTCATTAACCTTGATGCAATCTTTTTTGCTGTTCTGTTAGGCGTAATCGGCAGCTTCCTTTTGTGGCGCGGTGCCAAAAAAGCAACGGCTGGCGTGCCTGGTCGTTTTCAAGCAGCTGTTGAAATTTTGTTCGAATTCGTGGATAACATGTGTAAGAGTATTATTCATAACGAACAATCGCGTAAAGCCGTTGCGCCTTTGGGTTTGACCCTGTTTGTCTGGATTTTCCTGATGAACGCCATGGATATGTTGCCGGTTGATTTGCTGCCGATGGTATGGCAAGGCGTTACCGGTAATCATCATGCACTGTTGCGCGTTGTACCGACTGCTGACTTGAATACGACTTTGGCTTTGGCAATCGGCGTATTGTTGGTATGTATTTATTACAATATCAAAATCAAAGGCTTTGGCGGTTGGATTCACGAATTGTTCAGCGCACCTTTTGGCCCGATGCTCGCTCCGGCCAACTTTCTGTTGAACTTGGTAGAGTTTTTGTCCAAAACCGTATCCCACGGTATGCGGTTGTTTGGTAATATGTATGCCGGTGAGCTGGTGTTCCTGCTGATTGCTTTGTTGGGTGGTGCATGGGCGTCAACCGGCAGTATCGAGACTTTGGATCCAATTTTATTTGTGTTCCACCTGATTGCCGGTTTGGCTTGGGCGATTTTCCACATTTTGGTTATCACCTTGCAGGCATTTATTTTCATGGCGTTGGCGTTCGTATACATCGGACAAGCGCATGATGCACACTAA
- a CDS encoding flotillin family protein has protein sequence MNLVSIGIIAGVILVALFVLGLILTRLYRRASKEVSFVRTGFGGEKVIMNGGAMVLPVLHEIIPVNMNTLRLEVRRAAQQALITRDRMRVDVMAEFYVRVKPSAESIATAAQTLGMKTMSPDELKDLVEGKFVDALRAVAAEMAMEELHEKRVDFVQKVQQVVSEDLFKNGLELETVSLTGLDQTSFEFFNPQNAFDAEGLTKLTETIEGRRKKRNEIEQDTDLAIKTKNLEAEQQRLKISREEEYAKLEQEREIAVRRAEQEASIAEQEAQKKREAEEAKIAAEREVDLKRIAAERDIKNEDIRKAQAVEQAEVERRKAIELAEQDRAIAVAEKSRAESEAKAEADKARAAAVREEESVITVRETERAERAKAVELIAAEEAAQKDAISLTVAAEAEKQAAQDRAEAVRIAAEAEAEKQRLQAKGEADAKVLLAQAQEQQYKVDAEGTRAVNEAANVLSVEQVEMQVRLALLKHLPDIIRESVRPMENIDDIKILQVNGLGGFSGAANGSEGVSDGQTTQASLADQMVNSALRYRSQAPLVDGLLKELGLNGGDINGLTQGLDKTIDQS, from the coding sequence ATGAACTTAGTTTCCATCGGCATCATCGCCGGCGTCATACTCGTCGCGCTGTTCGTACTCGGCCTTATCCTCACCCGCCTGTACCGCCGCGCCAGCAAAGAAGTCTCCTTCGTCCGTACCGGCTTCGGCGGCGAAAAAGTCATCATGAACGGCGGTGCGATGGTGCTGCCCGTGCTGCACGAAATCATCCCCGTCAACATGAACACGCTGCGCCTCGAAGTGCGCCGCGCGGCGCAGCAGGCGTTGATTACCCGCGACCGGATGCGCGTCGATGTGATGGCGGAGTTTTACGTCCGCGTCAAACCCAGCGCGGAGAGCATCGCCACCGCCGCGCAAACGCTGGGTATGAAAACCATGTCGCCCGACGAATTGAAAGACCTCGTCGAAGGTAAATTCGTCGATGCCCTGCGCGCCGTTGCCGCCGAAATGGCAATGGAAGAGCTGCACGAGAAACGTGTTGATTTCGTTCAAAAAGTGCAACAAGTCGTGAGCGAAGACTTGTTTAAAAATGGCCTCGAACTCGAAACCGTTTCCCTGACCGGCCTCGACCAAACCAGCTTCGAGTTTTTCAACCCGCAAAATGCCTTTGACGCGGAAGGTTTGACCAAACTGACCGAAACTATCGAAGGCCGCCGCAAAAAACGCAACGAAATCGAACAAGACACCGATTTGGCGATTAAAACCAAAAACCTCGAAGCCGAGCAGCAACGCCTGAAAATCTCGCGCGAAGAAGAATACGCCAAACTCGAGCAAGAACGAGAAATCGCCGTGCGCCGCGCCGAACAGGAAGCCAGCATCGCCGAGCAGGAAGCGCAGAAAAAACGCGAAGCGGAAGAAGCCAAAATTGCCGCCGAACGCGAAGTGGATTTGAAACGCATCGCCGCCGAACGCGACATTAAAAACGAAGACATTCGCAAAGCCCAAGCCGTCGAGCAGGCGGAGGTCGAACGCCGCAAAGCCATCGAGCTTGCCGAACAAGACCGCGCCATCGCCGTCGCCGAGAAATCGCGTGCCGAATCCGAAGCCAAAGCCGAGGCAGACAAAGCCCGCGCTGCCGCCGTGCGTGAAGAAGAGAGCGTGATTACCGTGCGCGAAACCGAACGTGCCGAACGTGCCAAAGCCGTCGAACTGATTGCCGCCGAAGAAGCCGCACAAAAAGACGCGATTTCGCTCACCGTCGCCGCCGAAGCCGAGAAACAGGCCGCGCAAGACCGCGCCGAAGCCGTGCGCATCGCCGCCGAAGCTGAAGCTGAGAAACAACGCCTGCAAGCCAAAGGTGAAGCCGATGCCAAAGTCCTGCTGGCACAAGCGCAAGAGCAGCAATACAAAGTCGATGCCGAAGGTACCCGCGCCGTGAACGAAGCCGCCAACGTCCTGAGCGTCGAGCAAGTCGAAATGCAAGTGCGCCTCGCCCTGTTGAAACACCTGCCCGACATCATCCGCGAATCCGTGCGCCCGATGGAAAACATCGACGACATCAAGATTCTGCAAGTCAACGGCTTGGGCGGATTCAGCGGCGCTGCCAACGGCTCCGAAGGCGTGTCGGACGGACAAACCACACAAGCCAGCCTCGCCGACCAAATGGTCAACAGCGCCCTGCGCTACCGCAGCCAAGCCCCGTTGGTTGACGGTCTCTTGAAAGAGTTGGGACTGAATGGTGGCGACATCAACGGTCTGACCCAAGGACTGGATAAAACTATCGACCAATCATAA